From the Coffea eugenioides isolate CCC68of chromosome 1, Ceug_1.0, whole genome shotgun sequence genome, the window AAATATACAAGTCGCAACACCCCCCAATCCctcaaagaaaacaagaaacatGAATGAATTTATATGCTAACCAGAGGAGGATTTGCAAAAGATTACACAATGCAGAAATGTCATTGCTCAAACAAGCGCTATGACTGCAAATAAAGCAGAAAACCAGATACAAAAATGCCCGCAAATCCCCCTTATTTTACGTATGTATTTAAGCGGGTTGTATAAGAAGAGAGGAAgaatgaaaaggaaaagttttcttGGTTAGCAATACTTGCTCAGGTGCACTGAACACAGCAAATCACTTCTTCCTCACCACCCATACTTTCCCTGTGTTTGAGCTTTGGTGAGGAAGCCTCTGGCACGTCGCTCTGAAAGTTCCATCTCTTTCTGCTTCATATCGAAGAACAAGGACCCAATCTGATGCTTCCTCTTGTGCAGCTTTGAAGGCTTTCCTTTGGTTGAAGTAGGCTGCAGCCAAAGAAAACAACTTGCATCAGCAAAGGATAGAGAATTAAAGCGGAGAGAAGATTCTATGATGctaagaaagaaaggaaatgtaAATGAAAATAGCTTCTGACTCCTACAGCTGGTTTCACAAGAACATGTAGCTTCTCAATCTCACAATACAACCTTGGAGATAATTCTGGATGTTACACTCATGAAAATATATCAATaatacccccccccccccaaaaaacaaaaaggaaaaaaaaacacaaaaaatcagAATGGGACCTTTTCTCAAGTATTACATGAACTTACAAATTGTAGAGTCAAGTTACTAGCTCCAGCTTCATACAATTATACACAAGTAATATGCGACAAAATCATGTCTCTTTCAACCAAAACACTATAATGGACAGACCGATTATACACTACATGCATTTCATATTAAAGAAGACACTACGTGTGCTTTGTAAAGGGCGAAAAAGAAGAGACATGTCAACAAGCCAGaatcacaaaattattcaaacgACTTGATTATAGTGCAGAAGTACAACTTCTATTTACCTGGTAAGCTGGCCCAAAAGCAATTCCAGTTAATTTGACCTGGTCCTCCCTAGGCCGATTCTTCATCAACTCATCCTGTTTCACCTCAACTATTTCCTCGGGTGCATTATTCCTGCCTCTCTTACCAGACACTCTCAATGCATTCTCAGCAAATCCAGACACCTCTGGCCCAACAGCTGCAGTAGGAACGTCAGCCCAGTTATTCTCGTACTGCCCATAATTCGCATAACTGCCATAATCACCACTGTAATTCACGGAATCCCCATTTCCTCCATCCCAGTTCTGATAATCACCTGCAACACCACTACCACCATTATTTTCGTAGGCACCATAACCAGCATGATTGGCATAATTCTCACTCCCGTGACCCCAACTCGAATAATCACCGCCTCCATTTGCATATCCTGACGAGTTACTAAGATCTCCACCTGAGCTCATCGACATCTGATCGTTACTTGATTGGCCCTCATAATAGCCTATACTGCTAGTACTAACACCAGCTTCACTCCCACTAGCAGCATTCACCACTTTTGAGTCCTTCAAGCCCGGCACGTCAGCGTCAATGGTTGACCTCCTACCCGACCCTGAAGCCGAAGGAAGAGCACCCAAAGTGGCAGAGTTTCTGGGCGCGGGGATACTCGATAGAAAAGACTTGACTGAAGCAGTCTGGACTACCGGTTGTTTCTTTTGCTCCTGCTCCTCGTCGTCATCATcgtcttcatcatcatcttcattgccGACATTAGTGGATGAATATACGGGAGGCGGTTTAAATTGAACCACCCTCTTTCCAGCAGATTGTGCAGGAGGCGGAGCTCGGGCATCAGGATTGAGGGTTTTGGTGGGCTGcggaagagaagagaaaagagaTGACGTGGAAGATGATTTGGGTTGAGGAAGCGAAGCGAACAAAGATGACGATGGTTTTGGAAGCGATGCCAAAAGTCCCGAACTTTCCGGAGTTATTAGCAATTGCTGCCCATCCTCCTCTTCTTGAAGTACATTAGATTTATGTGGATTCAGGGTTGAGGAAGACGACGAGACAGGGGGCTTTGGGGGGTGAGATTGGGGTGGGGGAAGTGGAAAGGAGATGGATgacgaagaagaagatgatgaagattTTGGGGGCGGCAGCGAGGAGAGGAATCCAGCGGATTTGGGATTTGAGAGCTGTGGTTTATCTTCTTGTTCTTCATCGGAAGAGGCGTAGCTCGCTAGCAAAGAGTCCATGACCAGAAGCAAAAGGGGAGCAAAGCCCTAATTTCAGAACAGGGAGAGTAAAAAGGatctcctttcttttttttgggggggaaaGGGTGGGGGGGGTAAGGGTGACGGGTTCCGACTAATGAAACCGAGGTGGAATTAATGACGGCGACGGCCTTAACCCGACACAACTGAGTCAAACAGTAATCAACAGTGGCTTTATCTTTTTGCGCCTGTGGGGCAAAGTAGGTAGCAAACCAGGGGCTTAGAAAGAACACCTACAAGATTTGggcaaattttggaaaaaaaaaaagatttggacCTAGaaagattattattattattttttgtctaCAAACGATATTAGGACCTAGAAAGattcaataattataaattataattttaccCGTGCCTTAACACGGTCTCTTTTCTTATTTATTatgaatttatacaaatataaataatttaaatatgaaaattaaTAACAATCCTGTGTGTCCACTCATGTTAACTTTGAAAGATTAATATATtctaaatgttcaattatttattaattttttaaaatttgtttaCATACTTTCACAATAATATGatagtatatatcaaataatgtATCTCATATCAAAAACTCGGTAGATATTCTTTTAttataaatattcttttagataatttaaatttttataatgaccatAAATCTAGAACTATATATTCACATTTAATTAAGTAAAAAAGATCGAGCAATCCggtttttttcataaataaatatttagtttCCAATAATATTGGTAAATATGTTGATGTAAcagttaattctcttttttgtactaagttaattcaaaattaaggaaagaGATGATAAATAATTTGAATACAAATCAACGATACGGTGGTGAAAGGAAATAATTTATGGAATATATAAGATTTTAATAATTATGATTTGAAAAAGGTTTTACTATAATTCTATGtaataatttcatagaaaacATTAAGTTAAGATTAGTCATCTTTTAAAGTTATTTTAGATatcaaaaagataaaattagttattttaaaattagggatagtttttaaacatataatataatatttaatatGGGTAAAATCCGAATGACCCAAAAcccattatttttcttcaattagACATGCCACGTAAGAATGAGAAACAACTCTaattaaaatagttattttcacacacacatatatatatagattacATTTGTTCAAAAAGTAAATTAATCCTTGTGTTGCAGACAAATGATTACCCTCGAAGGATTAATACTAATTCGATGTACAAAATTGGATGTTCATCTGTAGTTACGGTAcatgcttttatttttttatttctctgtaattattattttttatttctatgTAAGTGTTTGGACAGagtatttttcaaaatattatttaaaataattactataacacttccttttgtgatgtaatgtatgCAAGATAAAAAGACGGttgagaatataaaaaatttggtTAGAAAATATTCTTATGATACAAGTGATatgttatttgaaaaaatttagcTATCCAAACTACATCGATACTAAAGACATTTAAGTTTAATGATAAAGTAATAAGTTTCTTTTCTAATTTACTTAATCATTTAATGATAAAGTAACaagtttcttttctatttcattttgttttacAACATTGAAATTGCTGTTTTGCTATCAATAACACCATCTATCGCAACGAATCAGCAATCTTGTCCATTAACGTATAGGATTTGATTGTTTTATGGTTCCTCATGGAAATGGATAATTTTGTCTTCAATTTCTTTAGTTTGCTTTCAAGTGACTTTTATCTGATTTCTGTAAATCCTTTCGTTTCCTTGAAAATTTCCACCATCCCAACATCCTTCGGAAGGGAACTCCAGATTTCATAATCATTGTGATGTCTCCTCCTTGAACCTATTGAGTAAGAAAATAACAATGAATAATAGGACTGCAAAGTTGTCTGAAGACAAAGACGTACTACTTAACTAATCCGCTCACATCACATCATAGTGAGATTTCACGCCCTGGTAACTGGTAAGACTTAGGATCCGAGATCTCCTCCCcaaactcttttttctttttgctatGAGACCAAAACCTTACCGGTATCAAAAGAACAAGGCATTGTCAGGCCAAAACCAGCCAGTAATACTGATGCATGGTTGACGGATCAGCAAAAGAAAGCACGACACGAAGTCACAAGTAGATTCATTATTATATGGCAAATGGAGCTCTCCAAGTCGAGGCCCTAAGAAATGCTATACCAGTTGTTACAAACCCAAAGTGTTATGCAAGAAAAACAGGGCATGCTCATCATTTCAGCAGCAAATGAAGGTATACTCTAACTTGCAGTGATACACACTTtgttttccacattttatttaaATGCGTAAACCATGAACAGCCCATTTCTTATTTTAGCAGCAAAAGCATACTTCTCATTTCCAAAGCATGATAACTAACGCACAATGTCCATATGAATGCTGATGCGCCATGCTCTAAAGATATACCATATCCTGGATGACTTCAAGTGTCTGTATAGAGTACCTTAGCATTTTCTGGTTACAGTTACCGAATTGCTTAAAACCAAGCATTTCAAGATTTCTCTCTctcatgctcataagaaataaaaagagaTGGATGGTTGAAGATCTCAATGTTAAGTCACTGTTAACATGCGAAACAGCAATCTTGCAACTAAACGTGTATGTCAAACAACACACTATTGGAAGCAAAtattgacccaaaaaaaaaaaaaagcaatcaACAATACCATCAGAAGATAACAGTTCACAACAGTTGTAGAAAGCAGCATCCAAGATTTTAGTATTTCATAAGTTAAATATGGCCAGATTAGAGTAGATCTCTAATCTACTATAAGACTTGCAAGGCAACTGTGTGAATCACAACCAGCTCCtgggaaaaaaaagggaagaataACTGATCAAAAGAGATTTGTCACAGATAATGTAGATTCCTTCCCCAGATGTATAATTTCATGTAAGACATCCGAATCCAATTTCACCTGAGGAATACTCATTGAGTAAGGTAGAAATAATAAATTCGGAAAATACATGGTGAAGCATTGGATATCTTCATAGGAAGCACCAACTTTCTTGCATCTATTGGACAGATTGCAGATAAAATTAGTCAAGCAACCAGATCACAGTCCATCCTTCTTTCAAATTACGGTAGCTTAAATTTTCAAATGCTCCTCAATCCTTCGTCAGCAAACAATTGAAGTAGATCAAAATTTCATCTAAATAAAGGTGATTTGTTTCGCATAAAGTAACCGTAAGTGTCTGCAATCATTTGCTCTTGAAATGTAGGACAGGATAGAGCTTATGTTTGTTCTCCCTTAACATACTTGAGTTCAGATGCACCAAAGCTTCATGCTTTCACTGAAGAATCACCTTTCTTTGACTTCAAAGACTGCAGCATGTGCTATGATAAACTCGCCTGTTGGTATATCTAAATTCAACCATAAAACAGACGGCCTTTGCAAAAGACCTAACAGGTTGGATAAAGATGCTGTTTTTCTGTTGTGTCGAAGCCTAATGTAACCAAAAGAAAAGAGTAAGAATTCTCACAGGAAACTATCATTTGCAGTCTACTCCTAATTTGTGACAATGCTGAAGTTTTACACGAGCTGTTAAAGTTTCCACAAAAACTAATTTAAACCTCATAAGTAGTACTCATCCTCCTCTTTGTTCCCGAATTTATTCCTGTCCCAAGTCAATGAACTCCAAGCAAATCAAAGTATGAATCACAAACTTGATTTGGCCAAAACAAAGCAATCCACAATGTAGAAAAGATAATAACTTGATAATTAGGCTCCAAATCTAAATGGTTTGACAGAAAAGTGATTTAACCTCAACTCTACCAAAAACATTGAAAGAACAAAACTTTTTTCTAATTGCACTGGAAATAACAGATTACCTCAAGCTTAAACACCTTGAAGCATCCGAATAGTACACAATAACCAGAAAATACAATAAAGTCATAAACTTGGAGATAAAAAAAGACAGCTCACTAGCTTAAGCTAATGCAGAAAAGCGTACAGAGCAGTTGAAATGTAAACCAACAGAGCAGACGACACCAGAACAATCAAAGCAGTAACAGCATGAACTGTAGATTTACTCCCACAAGACAACATCCCCAGCCTTATTTCAATCACATTCACCATGGAAAGCATCAAGAACAAGCACCCCATTACTGATCCAACTGCAGAGCCCAACATCCCAAATCTCAGGACCCTCAAACTGATGTGGGCTCTAAAGGCCTCATCAACATCTTTACTATTCAAAAGATTGATGGCTAGCTTGAGGCCTTGAGCTATGAGGGATGAGAAGAGGAAGAAACTAAAGGACACGACCTCAAATACAAGGAGTTTCTTGGCCACATCGATGCCGGCATCACAAGCTGAATTTTCAAGGCTGTGCTGGTGTGGGGTGGTTAAAGATAGCCCCACAAATACTGCTATTGTGAAGAGTGAATTAACATTGACTAGGCCATCAAGGGCTGTCACGTGGACACtggtggtggaggaggaggagtagCTGGAGGTGGGGTCTGAGGTGGTTCTTCTGGGTTCTTGAGAGTAATAGTCTTTCGGATATGTCTCAGATCTGTCAAAATCATGTAAAGAtaccaaatttaaaatttataacCACATCAGAAGCTACAATACTCGAATTTAGCAAAGtagtttgtgaatgcaaaaagatgatctttcaaaaaaaaaaaaaggccaaaaagATGATGGGGAAAACCGAGAAGGATATTACTCTTCCATGATCGAGTTGCTGTATTGGACTCCTTGATGCTTCTGGAgcaaatgaaggataaaaagtTTGTATCGAATGAGGTTAGGTCTACTCTTGAAGTTGCTTGGCGGTTTTGCGAATGTGTTTCCTGGAGGGGAAGGGAAAGTAGCAGAGGGAACTGGAGAGCTGAGGGGACAAAGATACTTTGCTGTATTCTTTTCGACGTTTGGTTTTTATGGTTTTGGGCGCATATTCGCGTTAGCTATCCGTAAAGAGCACGTTTTCTTGTAAAGGCTGTAATAATTTCAGCATTTCAGCATATTAatgatactttttttttttttttttttttgtactgaCGGAGTGGGTGTCTGGGTCAAGTCCTTAAAAGCGGTCCGACTAATCCCACTTCAGCTCGGCCCAGCGCCCCACCATATTAATGATACTTGATATATACTTTTTTGACTGACAATACTAATAAGTAATAACAGTTACTAGTACTATAAGAGAGAGTAAAGTGTTAATTTTAGtacaagaaatgaaaatttatTTCAAAGGATGTTCTATTTTTATCTTAAGGATTAGTAGATATTAGGTtttctagattttctttttGAATGTCTAGTTAATATAATTTCTCTAGCCTTAGACATGACTCATGTCTCTTTGTGTTTcatgttcatgttcatgttGACGTTCTAGTTTAGATAAATAAATAccgggaaaataaaaaaaaaatcagttagAATTGGTAAGACAATTAGTAGTGTTTTACCTAATTTCTAAAATTACAATGAAAAATAGAAACTAACAAGTTAGAGTCGTTGGGAAGGGAGGAGCCGAAATTAGAAGTAACTAATAGTTGCATGTGGTTCAAACGGAAAAGCTTTAAAACTTATTCCATGTAAAAATAACAATTTCCAAACACATAAAGAAGTTACCCTTCAAACGAGGTAAAATTTACGTCTATCACAATTTGATCCAATTAAAGCACTACTTAGTGCCTTCaagcaagggaaaagaaaaaaaaaggaagtttcaATTAATTCCAGTCCGCACAATTTGCCGAAGTCCACAAACTTAGGCAACTAATTACTCCATCTTCAAATGATACTGAAGGGTGAAGAGCTAAAACTTGCTGACTAATTGAAACCCAAACCAAAATCCCAGGTACCACCACAGTAATGAAAAATGCACACTGCTTGAACTGTCAATTGACTCCGACAAGACAAAGATCCTAGCCTCAGTCGAGCCACATCCACCATAGGGAGCATCAAGAACCCGCACAGCGCACCCGATTAGAGACCCAACTGCTGATGCCAACATCCCATGTCTCAAAACATGCTTGTTCATATAGATTCTCAAGGCTCATCTATATCATTGCTGTATAGAAGATACATGGCCAGATTCAGGCCTTGAGCTACGAggatgaagaagaggaagaagctGAAGGAGATTACTTTATCTATATCTACGTCAACGTCGGCATCGCAAGCCGAACCCCCCAAGACTCTGCTGGCCGGCGGCGGCCTAAGATAGCGCACAACACTGCAACCACGAAGGTGTAGTTGACATTTATTATGCCATCAAGGGCTGTCACTTGGATGCTGCTGGTGCTGCAGGATGACCTGAAGGATGAAAGGGAAGAGGTGGCAGATCCTCTGTTTGCATCATTTCCGTGAAGCAAGAAAACAATCGCCTAATAGCATATTACAGAATCAGCTGGGCCATTAGCAGCATCCTAAACCGTGAGTATGTCTGCTGTAAGACAAACTGTCCAGCAAAAGACGGAAAGGCAGAATGCCGTCGCGGTTCCATGAGTTCATTAATGCTTCTTGATTGGTGGAAAGTAAATGGGAAGTCTATACTAATTCATTGCAGCTGTGCTTGTTACTGTTGATTTGTTGAACTTCATTTAAATCTGTTTCTAGACTGAAAGTTAAGTGATGAAAGTTGGAAGAGGGTGAATTGGTGACGCAGGGTGTTTTTGTGTGAAGATATATTGGAAAACCTTGACCCTGGAAAATTCAGTATGGTTGATGTGTTATAGAAACAACAGTTAAGATGCGATGATGTCCACGTCTGTGCCTCTGAAACCCTTGTAACCAATAAAATCGTGGGAACAACAGGTTCTgaacaaaaatgattttttgtgaaaTCGCTTAAGCACTCCTGTAAGGAAATTTCTACCCATATTTCGTTCTGCCTCTAGGACACAAATGTAATATGACAAACTCTTTCTTATATGTCAAATACTTGTACACGGGAATATCAAGTTAGGCATTAATAGGATTCAAGCAACAGAAAAAGGCAAataaaagcaaagaaaagacaaaaaaaaaagaagaagaagaagaagaggacgAGAGAGAGCATGTATGATATATCATATATGCATAACTGGAATTATAACATCAAAATAGATGAAAAATTGACTGCAGCTTACCGAGGCAGGCAAGTATTGGTGTAGATTCCGTGTTGTATtatcactcaatcttccatgtCTAACTCAAGAGTAACaaatattcatttttgttgtttaactAGCATAAAGGTTGTGATATTGCCAATATCCAAACCTATTAGCTTGCAGTTTACTACATGCTGCACCTCGTTTGCAGCCCATATGACAGAGGATAGATATCTTCGCAACTCCCAAACACAAGCAAAATACCTGGCAATAGTACCCCCAAAAAAATTAGcaaagaagggaaaaggaagATTAAAAATGGAAACAAAGGTCCAGTATGcattatcataaaatcaataaTCGAATGCTTAATGGACCAAGCAACAAACAGATAAGCATCCAAACTCTTACGACAGGTTACATTAGCTGTAATGGAACTGCATCATCTTCTTCCACCTCCCTCACATCCTCAATTACTCCTCAAGTACATCTAGTCACGTGGCCAATGATGTGCTACTAATCATCCAAGAGGGTGGCTAGAAGGTTTTAACTGAAACAGAAAGAGACAGATACAACCACCAAGTCTACAAGTGTGACCAGAAAATTTCCCtctcctttctttttcattttttgtcacCAATAATCACCACAAGAACAGATACCATTTTCAAAATGGTGAAACCTATTGCGATCTCTCAAGACAATATTTCTCCCAGTTATTTCTGTAATGAGCTTGATAGCAGAATGGCAGTCACTGCAAACCCTCAAATTTTTTACAACCCTTATTGTGGTATGTGGCTTGGTGGAAATCAATCCATAGCATATTGCAAGCCTCTCACTGTGTATGGCTAAAGCCCACTTTTTCTCTTGATCCCCAATATCCTGTGAAATCACCTCTGTATCTGGAGAATAACCCTTTAACCTCAACATCTGGTTCAAGTCCTCAAGTTTTTTGTAGATTTCTTCCCTTTTCGGGTGTCTAGTGTCTCCCAGAAGGAACTCATGAATCTCATTTTCCACTTCAATAGAACTGCAACCTGGTTCCTTTCATACACCACCATCCTTCAACTTTGCCCTTGCTTGTGCCACCGCTTCCCATTTTCCCTGAGCGGCATAGAAATTGGAGAGAAGAATAAAGGTAGCTGAATCGGCATCTCCAATGTCAACTAGAACTTGTGCAACTCTTTCTCCTATATCGAACTGCTTATGAATTCTGCAAGCGCTCAACAGTGATCCCCATATTATATGGTCTGAGGTTATTTTCATACTCCAGATGAACTTGTAAGCATCCTCGAGATGACCAACTCGGCCAAGAAGATCGACCATGCATCCATAGTGCTCAATTTCGGGTTCAATTCCATGTTTTGTTTCCATGCTGTCAAAGATGTCAAATGCCAAATCCACCAAACCACCATGACTACATGCAGTCAAAACACCAATGAAGGTAATGTTGGTTGGTCTGATCCCTTTGGTTATCATTCCTTGAAACATCTCAACAGCCGTTCCACTCTTCCCATTCAACGCAAACCCCATAATCAATGAATTGTAAGTGGTGACATCTCTTTCTCGCAAAACATTGAAGATTCTCTCAGCTTCATCAATATCCCCACACCGTGAATACATGGTGATCAAAGCCGAGCCAACTAAATGATTAACATCAATATCATGCATCTCCAGGTAAGAATGAACCCATTTACCAAGTTCTAATGCTCCCAACTGTGCGCATGCAGATAAGATGCAAACACAGGTAACTTCATTTGGTCTCACACCCTCCCTCTGCATACGCCTGAAAAACTTCAAAGCCTTGCTCATTTCCCCATTCCTTACCAATCCATCGATCATTGCAGTCCAACAAACCGCGTCCTTAATCCTCACCAAATTAAAAACATCAACCGCCTTCTCGGCCAATCCATGATCGCTATAACACGAAATCATTACAGTCGCGGCGACCACATCTCTCTCAGGCATTTCACCAAACACCCGCTTCGCATCTTGAAATTCGCGGCATTTCCCATAAAGTTCTATTAACCTTAACTTGACAGAGCGGTTTGAGCACAACCCAAGTTTGGTAGCCTGGCCGTGAATCTCCCTACCAAATTTCAAATCCATTTGAAACCCGCATGCCTTGAGTACGGAACTGATTACATAGTTGTCCGGTAAAATAAGATCCTCAACCATTTGACAGTAAATTCTAATGCTGTCAAGATATAATCCAGATAACACGAGGCCATCAATGAGGACAGTGTAAAGATAGACGTTGGGTTCCCTGATATGGTGGAAAATCTAGAAAGCATAGTTAATTGAACTGGTTTTGGAACACATGCGAAGCAGCTCGAATACGATAAAGGGGTCATTCTGGTGGCCATTTTTAAGGATATTAGCGTGGATTGGAGGAATTTCTTTGAAAGTTCTGTATTTCCGTAACAAAGATATGCTACTAATGTTCTTACTGGCATTATCCTGGGAATCATTAGAAAGGGTGTTTGAGTATGGCAGGGCAGGGAAGGTTAGCGCGCTCGCTTGCAGCGTTAAACAACTCATTACCCAAAGGATGCAACTTCTCCTTTATTCCCAAATTTGAACCATAATAAGAGTAATACTCGTGCTATCTTGAGTAAATGGGAAAGGGGACAAATAAATTAGAAGATGAAATTTTTGATAAAGGTATAGTTCGGAAAGCATGAATTACGTAATGACCAAATCATCCTTCCGGCTGTAACTCGTAGAAAAGTAGCAACCATAAAATACAAGGGAAGGGTGCCGATTTTACCAGTACTCGTCTCTGCAGAGAGTCCTGTATCCATCAAATGGCAATCGCTTTCGCCGTCATCGCCCAAAACTTTTCTACCTCTTCAAGCAAATTTCCATTATCTCTTCCTTCATATCCATTGACTTCCACCCGTACTTACCTCCACAACTTATACCTTCTGTTTCTAGCAAAATGCAGCAGCAGCATACCACCACTTGTACAAATCTTCCTCAACCCAAAGCCGTCAGCATGCTATGCTAGTCAGTAATTCATTCTTGCATTCACTTGTTGTGATTAATCACATCACTCGTATGGTCTTATCCATGGTTGTTTGCTGTGTTCTGAAATCACAGATTTTGTCATGacaatttcccttttctttttttctttttttttgggttattggTCAAGGTTTTGATTAGATAGCGGGAAGGATGGTGGATACAAAGAGGCGGAGATCATTAATGATTTGCAGCTGCCTTACTTCAGCCTTTATTCTTTCTGCAGTTCTTCTTGTTGGGAGTGCAATGCTTCTCACAAATTATAATCATAAACAAGTCAGTTTTTGATACTATTATTCGCTGTATTTGTATTTCATGGTATATGAGAATGATTTTATCAAGAAAGTCACCAATTTTTGCGGCTTTCCGCTGAGCAGAGTCGTGTTGGATTGCAAACTATTGGTGTTGTCAAGACTACAACCTTTCAAACCCCCTGTGAGGTTTGTGAAGAATTTTCCTCCTCAATCTTCGCTCCTCTTAGGGAAAAAGGaactattattttttgttgctttttctTAATTGGTTTTCTTGCGAATGTGGATGTACGGTATAGAATCAATGCATGCCTGATGGAAGTGAGACATTGCCTAGAGGTATTGTTACTAGAacttctgatttggaaatgcgGCAGCTATGGGGCCCTTCCAAAAAAAAGGTGGGGATTTCCCTTGCGTATTGAATAGCTTGCTTTTCTTTACCGTTCCAAATCATACTTGTAGAATTCGGTTTTTATCTGTGTTTAGGTTACTTCGCTTTGCTTTATCTGACCCTGCAATGCTCTTTATCCCTCTCTAGAATTCAAAGTCACCAATGAACTTGCTGGCCATTGCAGTTGGACTAAAGCAGAAAGGAAATGTAGATCAAATTGTTAAGAAGGTGAGGCTAAATCTTCCTGGTTAAAGTAAATCAagttttagtttgtgtcttaCCATCAACTATATCTGATTTGCAGTTTCCCCCAGCTCAATTTGTT encodes:
- the LOC113764353 gene encoding uncharacterized protein DDB_G0271670, with the protein product MDSLLASYASSDEEQEDKPQLSNPKSAGFLSSLPPPKSSSSSSSSSISFPLPPPQSHPPKPPVSSSSSTLNPHKSNVLQEEEDGQQLLITPESSGLLASLPKPSSSLFASLPQPKSSSTSSLFSSLPQPTKTLNPDARAPPPAQSAGKRVVQFKPPPVYSSTNVGNEDDDEDDDDDEEQEQKKQPVVQTASVKSFLSSIPAPRNSATLGALPSASGSGRRSTIDADVPGLKDSKVVNAASGSEAGVSTSSIGYYEGQSSNDQMSMSSGGDLSNSSGYANGGGDYSSWGHGSENYANHAGYGAYENNGGSGVAGDYQNWDGGNGDSVNYSGDYGSYANYGQYENNWADVPTAAVGPEVSGFAENALRVSGKRGRNNAPEEIVEVKQDELMKNRPREDQVKLTGIAFGPAYQPTSTKGKPSKLHKRKHQIGSLFFDMKQKEMELSERRARGFLTKAQTQGKYGW
- the LOC113759543 gene encoding LOW QUALITY PROTEIN: putative pentatricopeptide repeat-containing protein At5g59200, chloroplastic (The sequence of the model RefSeq protein was modified relative to this genomic sequence to represent the inferred CDS: substituted 2 bases at 2 genomic stop codons); the encoded protein is MSCLTLQASALTFPALPYSNTLSNDSQDNASKNISSISLLRKYRTFKEIPPIHANILKNGHQNDPFIVFELLRMCSKTSSINYAFXIFHHIREPNVYLYTVLIDGLVLSGLYLDSIRIYCQMVEDLILPDNYVISSVLKACGFQMDLKFGREIHGQATKLGLCSNRSVKLRLIELYGKCREFQDAKRVFGEMPERDVVAATVMISCYSDHGLAEKAVDVFNLVRIKDAVCWTAMIDGLVRNGEMSKALKFFRRMQREGVRPNEVTCVCILSACAQLGALELGKWVHSYLEMHDIDVNHLVGSALITMYSRCGDIDEAERIFNVLRERDVTTYNSLIMGFALNGKSGTAVEMFQGMITKGIRPTNITFIGVLTACSHGGLVDLAFDIFDSMETKHGIEPEIEHYGCMVDLLGRVGHLEDAYKFIWSMKITSDHIIWGSLLSACRIHKQFDIGERVAQVLVDIGDADSATFILLSNFYAAQGKWEAVAQARAKLKDGGVXKEPGCSSIEVENEIHEFLLGDTRHPKREEIYKKLEDLNQMLRLKGYSPDTEVISQDIGDQEKKWALAIHSERLAICYGLISTKPHTTIRVVKNLRVCSDCHSAIKLITEITGRNIVLRDRNRFHHFENGICSCGDYW
- the LOC113761791 gene encoding uncharacterized protein LOC113761791: MEESETYPKDYYSQEPRRTTSDPTSSYSSSSTTSVHVTALDGLVNVNSLFTIAVFVGLSLTTPHQHSLENSACDAGIDVAKKLLVFEVVSFSFFLFSSLIAQGLKLAINLLNSKDVDEAFRAHISLRVLRFGMLGSAVGSVMGCLFLMLSMVNVIEIRLGMLSCGSKSTVHAVTALIVLVSSALLVYISTALYAFLH